Proteins encoded by one window of Streptomyces clavuligerus:
- the pulA gene encoding pullulanase-type alpha-1,6-glucosidase — protein sequence MGDILIRPRTAAVALTAALCATLLPGAPAVAGAPQGAAPRPPSDGRLAAEAARHDLTREQFYFVLPDRFANGDRRNDRGGLPGDRLSTGYDPADKGFYQGGDLKGLTERLDYIKGLGTTAIWLAPIFKNRPVQGTGKDVSAGYHGYWITDFTQVDPHFGTNAELTRLIDKAHAKGMKVFFDVITNHTADTVDYAEKTYGYKPKGAFPYLDRAGRPFDDSAGMRPVDRDSFPYTPRPRDEGKVPGWLNDPTMYHNRGDSTFAGESAEHGDFSGLDDLWTERPEVVRGMERIYQKWVEEFDIDGFRVDTVKHVDMEFWTQWATALDAYAAQRGRDDFFMFGEVYSADPAQTAPYVTRGRLDSTLDFPFQDAARAVASQGASAERLAKVFAQDYRYTTDKANAYEQVTFLGNHDMGRIGTFLKQDNPKADDAELLKRARLANELMFLSRGNPVVYYGDEQGFTGAGGDKDARQPLFASTTPDYLDDDQIGTDRTHAADAYDTGHPLYRSIAALAELTKAHPALRDGVQQQRYAEGPLYAHSRTDAKRRTEYVVAVNNATAPRTVELTTGTANAAFRTLYGGDATVRSGADRRITVTVPALSTVVLQADRRQPLPTGRPVIDLRVPAAGATGTVEIGADTDGGRLGRVVFAAQVGTGPWRVLGSADHAPYRVTQHLGPEVKAGTPLRYKAVVVDAAGRTASATGSTTAGATPPPRKPVAVERDRAVVHYRRADGAYEGARLRTPYGTAPFAGRDAYGAFAWVKLPEGASTVPYTVEKDGTADGPERTMDLSRTGQVWVEQGKDGQADRAPDGVYPPQDKGRAILRYHRPAGDYEGWGLHTWTGAANPTDWSKPLMPVRTDAYGATFEVPLAPGATSLSYILHKGDEKDLPGDQSLDLATHGNEVWLLAGQPKYLLPQAGAVPALDLGKAEAQWIDRNTVVWKVKATDATSQQLVYAPEGGIEVVGGALSDEGHWLRLTPGTLTGAQREKFPHLKEYPAFTVDVRDRDRVKDALRGQLLATQRAANGALLAATGVQIPGVLDDLYAAKASKAALGPVFDRRGVTLSVWAPTARTVALELDGRTVPLRRDGDSGIWSATGPRSWQNQPYRYRVTVWAPSVRKTVVNRVTDPYSTALTTDSVQSLAVDLRDPKLAPQGWKTLRKPAATPLRDAQIQELHIRDFSIADRTAKHPGQYRAFTDRTSDGMRHLRKLADAGASYVHLLPAFDIGTVPERRRDQQRPGCDLAFYAPDSERQQECVAKTAAKDGYNWGYDPLHYTVPEGSYASDPEGTRRTVEFREMVAGLNATGLRTVMDVVYNHTVAAGQSEKSVLDRIVPGYYQRLLADGSVATSTCCANTAPENAMMGKLVVDSVVTWAREYKVDGFRFDLMGHHPKANMLAVREALDGLTPAEDGVDGKKILLYGEGWNFGEIADDARFVQATQKHMAGTGIATFSDRARDAVRGGGPFDRDPGVQGFASGLHTDPNPAADNGTPAEQKARLLHYQDLIKVGLTGNLAGYTFTDTKGRTVKGSEVDYNGAPAGYAKDPGDALAYADAHDNETLYDALAFKLPKDTSVADRARMQVLAMATATLSQGPALSQAGTDLLRSKSLDRNSYDSGDWYNAIHWDCRAGNGFGRGLPPAADNRDKWGHARPLLTAPGLTPGCAQIDGAAAAHRDLLTIRGTERAFSLSTGEQVQSEVSFPLSGPEETPGVITMRAGDLVVVFNATPQRQTQRIDALADRGYRLHPAQARGSDAVTRTASYEKGAFEVPARTVAVFRRG from the coding sequence GTGGGAGACATCTTGATACGCCCCAGAACGGCGGCGGTCGCGCTGACCGCCGCCCTCTGCGCCACGCTGCTGCCCGGCGCGCCCGCCGTCGCGGGTGCCCCGCAGGGCGCGGCGCCCCGGCCGCCGTCGGACGGGAGACTCGCCGCCGAGGCGGCCCGGCACGATCTGACCAGGGAGCAGTTCTACTTCGTCCTGCCGGACCGGTTCGCGAACGGCGACCGCCGCAACGACCGGGGCGGACTGCCCGGCGACCGGCTCAGCACCGGGTACGACCCCGCCGACAAGGGCTTCTACCAGGGCGGTGACCTCAAGGGGCTCACCGAGCGGCTGGACTACATCAAGGGCCTCGGCACCACCGCCATCTGGCTCGCCCCGATCTTCAAGAACCGGCCCGTCCAGGGCACCGGCAAGGATGTGTCCGCCGGGTACCACGGCTACTGGATCACCGACTTCACCCAGGTCGACCCCCACTTCGGCACCAACGCGGAGCTGACGCGGCTGATCGACAAGGCGCATGCCAAGGGCATGAAGGTCTTCTTCGACGTCATCACCAACCACACCGCCGACACCGTCGACTACGCGGAGAAGACGTACGGCTACAAGCCGAAGGGCGCGTTCCCCTATCTGGACCGCGCGGGCCGCCCCTTCGACGACAGCGCGGGCATGCGCCCGGTGGACCGGGACTCCTTCCCGTACACCCCGCGCCCCCGGGACGAGGGCAAGGTGCCCGGCTGGCTCAACGACCCGACGATGTACCACAACCGGGGTGACTCCACCTTCGCCGGGGAGAGCGCCGAACACGGCGACTTCTCCGGGCTGGACGATCTGTGGACCGAGCGGCCCGAGGTCGTCCGGGGCATGGAGCGGATCTACCAGAAGTGGGTCGAGGAGTTCGACATCGACGGCTTCCGGGTGGACACCGTCAAACATGTCGACATGGAGTTCTGGACCCAGTGGGCCACCGCCCTCGACGCCTACGCGGCGCAGCGCGGCCGGGACGACTTCTTCATGTTCGGCGAGGTCTACTCGGCGGACCCGGCGCAGACGGCGCCCTATGTCACCCGGGGCCGGCTGGACTCGACCCTCGACTTCCCCTTCCAGGACGCGGCCCGCGCCGTCGCCTCGCAGGGGGCGTCCGCCGAGCGGCTCGCCAAGGTCTTCGCCCAGGACTACCGCTACACCACCGACAAGGCCAACGCCTATGAGCAGGTGACCTTCCTCGGCAACCACGACATGGGCCGGATCGGGACCTTCCTGAAGCAGGACAACCCGAAGGCCGACGACGCCGAACTGCTGAAGCGCGCCCGGCTCGCCAACGAGCTGATGTTCCTCTCACGCGGTAACCCGGTGGTCTACTACGGCGACGAGCAGGGCTTCACCGGGGCGGGCGGCGACAAGGACGCCCGGCAGCCGCTGTTCGCGTCCACGACCCCCGACTATCTGGACGACGACCAGATCGGCACCGACCGCACCCACGCCGCCGACGCCTACGACACCGGCCACCCCCTGTACCGTTCGATCGCCGCGCTGGCGGAGCTCACGAAGGCGCACCCGGCGCTGCGGGACGGCGTCCAGCAGCAGCGGTACGCCGAGGGCCCCCTCTACGCCCACTCCCGCACCGACGCGAAGCGGCGCACCGAGTACGTCGTCGCCGTCAACAACGCCACCGCGCCCCGCACGGTGGAGCTGACCACCGGCACCGCGAACGCGGCCTTCCGCACCCTGTACGGCGGTGACGCCACCGTCCGCAGCGGAGCCGACCGCCGGATCACCGTCACCGTTCCCGCGCTGTCCACCGTGGTGCTCCAGGCGGACCGGCGGCAGCCGCTGCCCACCGGGCGGCCGGTGATCGATCTGCGGGTCCCGGCCGCCGGGGCCACCGGCACCGTCGAGATCGGCGCGGACACCGACGGCGGCCGGCTCGGCCGGGTGGTCTTCGCCGCCCAGGTCGGCACCGGCCCCTGGCGGGTGCTCGGCTCCGCCGACCACGCCCCCTACCGGGTCACGCAGCACCTCGGACCCGAGGTGAAGGCCGGAACGCCGCTGCGGTACAAGGCCGTCGTCGTCGACGCCGCCGGACGCACCGCCTCCGCGACCGGCTCCACCACCGCCGGAGCGACCCCGCCGCCGCGGAAGCCGGTGGCCGTCGAACGGGACCGGGCCGTCGTCCACTACCGCCGTGCCGACGGCGCGTACGAGGGCGCCCGGCTGCGCACCCCGTACGGCACCGCGCCCTTCGCCGGGCGGGACGCCTACGGCGCGTTCGCCTGGGTGAAGCTGCCCGAGGGCGCGTCGACCGTTCCGTACACCGTCGAGAAGGACGGCACCGCCGACGGCCCCGAACGCACCATGGACCTCTCCCGTACCGGGCAGGTCTGGGTCGAGCAGGGCAAGGACGGCCAGGCCGACCGGGCGCCCGACGGGGTCTACCCGCCGCAGGACAAGGGCAGGGCGATCCTGCGCTACCACCGGCCCGCGGGGGACTACGAGGGCTGGGGCCTGCACACCTGGACCGGCGCCGCGAACCCCACCGACTGGTCGAAGCCGCTGATGCCGGTCCGCACCGACGCCTACGGCGCGACCTTCGAGGTCCCGCTCGCGCCCGGCGCCACCTCGCTCAGCTACATCCTCCACAAGGGCGACGAGAAGGACCTGCCCGGCGATCAGTCCCTCGACCTCGCCACCCACGGCAACGAGGTCTGGCTGCTGGCCGGGCAGCCGAAGTATCTGCTGCCGCAGGCCGGGGCCGTCCCCGCGCTCGACCTCGGCAAGGCCGAGGCCCAGTGGATCGACCGGAACACCGTCGTCTGGAAGGTCAAGGCCACCGACGCCACCAGCCAGCAGCTCGTGTACGCCCCCGAGGGCGGCATCGAGGTCGTGGGCGGCGCCCTCAGCGACGAGGGCCACTGGCTGCGGCTGACCCCCGGCACCCTCACCGGGGCGCAGCGGGAGAAGTTCCCGCACCTCAAGGAGTATCCGGCGTTCACCGTCGACGTCCGCGACCGCGACCGGGTGAAGGACGCCCTGCGCGGACAGCTCCTCGCCACCCAGCGGGCCGCGAACGGGGCGCTGCTGGCCGCCACCGGGGTGCAGATCCCCGGGGTCCTGGACGACCTGTACGCGGCGAAGGCGTCGAAGGCCGCCCTCGGCCCCGTCTTCGACCGGCGCGGAGTCACCCTCTCCGTGTGGGCGCCCACCGCCCGCACCGTCGCCCTGGAGCTGGACGGCCGCACGGTCCCCCTGCGCCGTGACGGCGACAGCGGCATCTGGTCCGCCACCGGGCCGAGGAGCTGGCAGAACCAGCCGTACCGCTACCGGGTCACCGTCTGGGCGCCCAGCGTGCGCAAGACCGTCGTCAACCGGGTCACCGACCCCTACTCCACCGCCCTGACCACCGACTCGGTCCAGAGCCTCGCCGTCGACCTGCGCGATCCGAAGCTCGCCCCCCAGGGGTGGAAGACGCTGCGGAAGCCCGCCGCGACCCCGCTGCGGGACGCCCAGATCCAGGAACTGCACATCCGGGACTTCTCCATCGCCGACCGCACGGCGAAGCACCCCGGGCAGTACCGCGCCTTCACCGACCGTACGTCCGACGGCATGAGGCATCTGCGCAAGCTCGCCGACGCCGGGGCGTCCTACGTCCATCTGCTGCCCGCGTTCGACATCGGCACCGTCCCCGAGCGCCGCCGCGACCAGCAGCGGCCCGGCTGCGACCTCGCCTTTTACGCGCCCGACTCCGAGCGGCAGCAGGAGTGCGTGGCGAAGACGGCGGCGAAGGACGGCTACAACTGGGGCTACGACCCGCTGCACTACACCGTCCCGGAGGGCTCCTACGCCTCCGACCCGGAGGGCACCCGCCGCACCGTCGAGTTCCGCGAGATGGTCGCGGGCCTCAACGCCACCGGGCTGCGCACCGTGATGGACGTCGTCTACAACCACACCGTCGCCGCCGGACAGTCCGAGAAATCGGTGCTCGACCGGATCGTCCCCGGCTACTACCAGCGGCTGCTCGCCGACGGCTCCGTCGCCACCTCCACCTGCTGCGCCAACACCGCGCCGGAGAACGCGATGATGGGCAAGCTGGTCGTCGACTCCGTCGTCACCTGGGCCAGGGAGTACAAGGTCGACGGCTTCCGCTTCGACCTGATGGGCCACCACCCCAAGGCGAACATGCTCGCCGTCCGCGAGGCGCTGGACGGGCTGACCCCCGCCGAGGACGGCGTCGACGGGAAGAAGATCCTCCTCTACGGCGAGGGCTGGAACTTCGGCGAGATCGCCGACGACGCCCGCTTCGTCCAGGCCACCCAGAAACATATGGCCGGAACGGGGATCGCCACCTTCTCCGACCGGGCCCGGGACGCGGTGCGCGGCGGCGGGCCCTTCGACCGGGACCCCGGGGTGCAGGGCTTCGCCTCCGGCCTCCACACCGACCCCAACCCGGCGGCCGACAACGGCACCCCGGCCGAGCAGAAGGCCCGGCTGCTGCACTACCAGGACCTGATCAAGGTCGGTCTGACCGGCAACCTCGCCGGGTACACCTTCACCGACACCAAGGGCCGCACCGTCAAGGGCTCCGAGGTCGACTACAACGGGGCGCCCGCCGGATACGCGAAGGACCCGGGCGACGCGCTCGCCTACGCCGACGCCCACGACAACGAGACGCTGTACGACGCGCTCGCCTTCAAGCTCCCGAAGGACACCTCGGTGGCCGACCGGGCCCGGATGCAGGTCCTGGCCATGGCGACGGCGACCCTCTCCCAGGGCCCCGCGCTCTCCCAGGCGGGCACGGACCTGCTGCGTTCCAAGTCGCTCGACCGCAACTCCTACGACAGCGGCGACTGGTACAACGCGATCCACTGGGACTGCCGGGCCGGGAACGGCTTCGGCCGGGGGCTGCCGCCCGCCGCCGACAACCGGGACAAGTGGGGCCACGCCCGGCCGCTGCTGACCGCGCCGGGGCTGACGCCCGGGTGCGCGCAGATCGACGGCGCCGCCGCGGCCCACCGCGATCTGCTGACGATCCGCGGCACGGAACGGGCGTTCTCGCTGAGCACGGGGGAACAGGTGCAGTCCGAGGTGTCCTTCCCGCTCTCCGGGCCGGAGGAGACCCCCGGTGTGATCACCATGCGCGCCGGTGACCTGGTGGTGGTCTTCAACGCCACGCCCCAGCGGCAGACCCAGCGGATCGACGCGCTCGCGGACCGCGGCTACCGGCTCCACCCGGCGCAGGCGCGCGGCTCCGACGCGGTGACGCGGACCGCGTCGTACGAGAAGGGCGCCTTCGAGGTGCCCGCGCGGACGGTGGCCGTCTTCCGGCGCGGCTGA
- a CDS encoding TetR/AcrR family transcriptional regulator, translating to MTTGVRRRMGVEERRQQLIGVALDLFSARSPDEVSIDEIATAAGISRPLVYHYFPGKQSLYEAALRRAAEELATRFEEPREGPLGARLLRVMGRYFDFVDDHGPGFSALMRGGPAVGSSTANAMIDEVRQAAYEQILSHLGIDEPPVRLSLVVRSWVSLAESTALLWLDGRRIPRAELELQLVHDLAALCAVSAAYDDEMAAVVAGMLEHEPLNGPLGRLVTRLTAVAPTVMARVPLPRSGSGS from the coding sequence ATGACGACCGGGGTACGCCGCAGGATGGGCGTCGAGGAGCGCAGACAGCAGCTGATCGGTGTGGCGCTGGACCTGTTCAGCGCCCGCTCCCCTGACGAGGTGTCGATCGACGAGATCGCGACGGCGGCCGGGATCTCCCGGCCGCTGGTCTACCACTACTTCCCCGGCAAGCAGAGCCTGTACGAGGCGGCGCTGCGGCGGGCGGCGGAGGAGCTGGCCACCCGTTTCGAGGAGCCGCGCGAGGGCCCGCTCGGGGCCCGGCTGCTCCGGGTGATGGGGCGGTACTTCGACTTCGTCGACGATCACGGGCCCGGTTTCTCCGCGCTGATGCGGGGCGGGCCCGCCGTCGGCTCGTCCACCGCCAACGCGATGATCGACGAGGTACGGCAGGCCGCGTACGAGCAGATCCTGTCGCATCTCGGCATCGACGAGCCACCGGTGCGGCTGTCGCTGGTGGTGCGCTCGTGGGTGTCGCTGGCCGAGTCGACCGCGCTGCTGTGGCTGGACGGGCGCCGCATCCCCCGGGCCGAGCTGGAGTTGCAGCTCGTGCACGACTTGGCGGCGCTGTGCGCGGTGAGTGCCGCGTACGACGACGAGATGGCCGCCGTCGTCGCGGGGATGCTGGAGCACGAGCCGCTGAACGGCCCGCTGGGGCGGCTGGTGACCCGGCTGACGGCGGTCGCGCCGACCGTGATGGCCCGGGTGCCGCTGCCGCGCTCCGGCTCCGGCTCCTGA
- a CDS encoding alpha-N-acetylglucosaminidase TIM-barrel domain-containing protein yields MYEPSRRRMLGTAGAIGVGTALVGHAHPAVAAPAGPPGRAPEARATPFDTAPAASALRRLLPRHAGQFRLRALDGAERFRVTGSSGRIEVAGTSPAVLLTGAHWYLKYVCHAMISWSGSQLDLPDRLPAPAAPLERSATVPHRFAYNDTHDGYTGPYADWARWERLLDVLALHGCNEVLVTPGQEAVYHRLLLDFGYTDSEARTWLPAPSHQPWWLLQNMSEYGGPVSPALLDRRIELGQRIVTRMRRLGMRPVVPGYFGTVPDGFVARNPGARVIPQGVWNGLPRPDWLDPRTPVFAEIAAAYYRHQEELFGEIDHFKMDLLHEGGTPGDVPVPDAARAVETALRAARPAATWVILGWQSNPRPALLDAIDTSKVLIVDGLSDLDTVRDREAEWGGAPYAFGTIPNFGGRTTIGANTDRWTEKFTAWRDKPNSALVGTAYMPEAADRDPAALELFTELAWRREKIDRSAWFAGYAQFRYGAKDPAAEEAFAALAGTAYQLTTTDGRPIDSLFLRRPSMSSSVATAFDQAAFDRGFAALLRVNEELRGSDAYRYDLTDLARQALALRSRTLQLALRAAYATKDVTAFRGVAALWLRLMRLADTVAGCHKAFLLGPWLEEAKRFATSTEEAVELERTARVLITTWGDRAAAVELSNYANRDWQGLIGDVHVPQWEQYFTEVATALAEGRAPKAIDWYPGEETWTKDRRPYPVRPTGDVHKVAQRVHDTLAAAPYQGLTTVAVDPPALRPGGGATVTATFRNLNGLRGTGRVGFALTADEVAPEPSGPAALPAVPAGGSGSVSWRVTAPAGTLTEPLRALPYRLAVEYGPSGAAPVTVAQPGSLYLTAPLEPGWLTYTNNAAVFGQLGEKFAVNGAGNDLWRGTAHFGTVYRKGALTPGSAVVVRVDAQDNTGTWARCGIVVRNDLSAPGGAGFVNLAVTPGQGVVLSYDSNGDGSLDTYRRVTGVRAPVTLRLRRGAGTAFSGEFSLDDGLTWRSVGTVTAPGAAAVADVGLFMTATNGGSGARGTVLFSRWSADGARTGRGEGENK; encoded by the coding sequence ATGTACGAGCCGTCGAGACGCAGAATGCTGGGCACGGCAGGGGCGATCGGCGTGGGCACCGCCCTCGTCGGCCACGCCCACCCGGCCGTGGCCGCCCCGGCCGGACCGCCGGGCAGGGCACCGGAGGCCCGGGCCACCCCCTTCGACACCGCTCCCGCAGCCTCCGCGCTGCGGCGGCTGCTCCCCCGGCACGCGGGCCAGTTCCGGCTGCGGGCGCTCGACGGCGCCGAGCGGTTCCGGGTCACCGGCTCCAGCGGCCGGATCGAGGTCGCCGGGACCTCGCCCGCCGTGCTCCTCACCGGGGCCCACTGGTACCTCAAGTACGTCTGCCACGCGATGATCTCCTGGTCCGGCAGCCAGCTCGACCTGCCGGACCGCCTCCCCGCCCCCGCCGCGCCCCTGGAGCGCTCCGCGACCGTTCCGCACCGTTTCGCGTACAACGACACCCACGACGGGTACACCGGCCCCTACGCCGACTGGGCCCGCTGGGAGCGGCTGCTCGACGTCCTGGCCCTGCACGGCTGCAACGAGGTCCTCGTCACCCCCGGTCAGGAGGCCGTCTACCACCGGCTGCTGCTGGACTTCGGCTACACCGACTCCGAGGCCCGCACCTGGCTGCCCGCCCCCTCCCACCAGCCCTGGTGGCTGCTCCAGAACATGAGCGAATACGGCGGCCCCGTCTCCCCCGCGCTGCTGGACCGGCGGATCGAGCTGGGGCAGCGGATCGTGACCCGGATGCGCCGCCTCGGGATGCGGCCGGTGGTGCCGGGCTACTTCGGCACCGTCCCCGACGGCTTCGTCGCCCGCAACCCGGGCGCCCGGGTGATCCCCCAGGGCGTCTGGAACGGGCTCCCCCGCCCCGACTGGCTCGACCCCCGCACCCCCGTCTTCGCGGAAATCGCCGCCGCCTACTACCGCCACCAGGAAGAGCTGTTCGGCGAGATCGACCACTTCAAGATGGATCTGCTGCACGAGGGCGGCACCCCGGGCGACGTCCCGGTGCCCGACGCGGCCCGCGCGGTCGAGACCGCGCTGCGCGCCGCCCGCCCCGCGGCGACCTGGGTGATCCTCGGCTGGCAGTCCAACCCCCGCCCGGCGCTGCTGGACGCGATCGACACCAGCAAGGTGCTCATCGTGGACGGCCTCTCCGACCTGGACACGGTCCGGGACCGGGAGGCCGAGTGGGGCGGCGCCCCGTACGCCTTCGGCACCATCCCCAACTTCGGCGGGCGCACCACCATCGGCGCCAACACCGACCGCTGGACGGAGAAGTTCACCGCCTGGCGGGACAAGCCGAACAGCGCCCTGGTCGGCACCGCCTACATGCCGGAGGCCGCCGACCGCGACCCGGCGGCGCTGGAGCTCTTCACCGAGCTGGCCTGGCGCCGGGAGAAGATCGACCGTTCGGCCTGGTTCGCCGGGTACGCACAGTTCCGCTACGGCGCGAAGGACCCGGCGGCCGAGGAGGCGTTCGCCGCCCTCGCCGGTACCGCGTACCAGCTCACCACCACCGACGGCCGCCCCATCGACTCGCTCTTCCTACGCCGCCCGAGCATGTCCTCATCCGTCGCGACCGCCTTCGACCAGGCCGCCTTCGACCGGGGATTCGCCGCGCTGCTGCGGGTGAACGAGGAGCTGCGCGGCTCCGACGCCTACCGCTACGACCTGACCGACCTGGCCCGGCAGGCGCTGGCGCTGCGCTCGCGCACCCTGCAACTGGCGCTGCGGGCCGCGTACGCGACGAAGGACGTGACCGCCTTCCGCGGGGTCGCGGCGCTGTGGCTGCGGCTGATGCGGCTCGCCGACACCGTCGCGGGCTGCCACAAGGCGTTCCTCCTCGGCCCCTGGCTGGAGGAGGCCAAGCGCTTCGCGACCAGCACCGAGGAGGCGGTGGAGCTGGAGCGCACCGCCCGGGTGCTGATCACCACCTGGGGCGACCGGGCCGCGGCGGTCGAGCTGAGCAACTACGCCAACCGGGACTGGCAGGGCCTCATCGGCGATGTCCACGTCCCGCAGTGGGAGCAGTACTTCACCGAGGTCGCCACCGCGCTGGCGGAGGGCCGGGCGCCGAAGGCCATCGACTGGTACCCCGGCGAGGAGACCTGGACGAAGGACCGCCGCCCCTATCCCGTCCGGCCCACGGGCGATGTGCACAAGGTGGCGCAGCGGGTGCACGACACCCTGGCCGCCGCCCCGTACCAGGGGCTCACCACGGTCGCGGTGGACCCGCCCGCCCTGCGGCCCGGGGGCGGCGCCACGGTCACGGCCACGTTCCGGAACCTCAACGGGCTGCGGGGCACCGGCCGGGTCGGGTTCGCGCTGACCGCCGACGAGGTCGCTCCCGAGCCCTCGGGGCCCGCCGCGCTCCCCGCCGTACCGGCGGGCGGCTCCGGTTCGGTCTCCTGGCGGGTGACCGCCCCGGCGGGCACGCTGACGGAGCCGCTGCGGGCGCTGCCGTACCGGCTGGCGGTGGAGTACGGGCCGAGCGGCGCGGCCCCGGTCACGGTGGCGCAGCCGGGTTCGCTGTATCTGACGGCGCCGCTGGAGCCCGGCTGGCTCACGTACACCAACAACGCGGCCGTCTTCGGCCAGCTCGGGGAGAAGTTCGCGGTCAACGGCGCGGGCAACGACCTGTGGCGGGGCACGGCGCACTTCGGGACGGTGTACCGCAAGGGCGCGCTGACCCCGGGAAGCGCGGTGGTGGTGCGGGTGGACGCCCAGGACAACACGGGCACCTGGGCGCGGTGCGGGATCGTGGTCCGCAATGATCTGTCGGCGCCGGGTGGCGCGGGCTTCGTCAATCTGGCGGTGACGCCGGGTCAGGGAGTGGTGCTGTCGTACGACTCCAACGGCGACGGCTCCCTGGACACCTACCGCCGGGTGACGGGGGTGCGCGCCCCGGTGACGCTGCGGCTGCGGCGCGGCGCGGGCACCGCGTTCAGCGGGGAGTTCTCCCTCGACGACGGGCTCACCTGGCGTTCCGTGGGGACGGTGACGGCGCCCGGCGCGGCGGCGGTGGCCGATGTGGGCCTGTTCATGACGGCCACGAACGGGGGCAGCGGGGCGCGCGGCACGGTGCTCTTCAGCCGCTGGTCCGCCGACGGGGCACGGACAGGCCGAGGAGAAGGTGAGAACAAGTGA
- a CDS encoding LuxR C-terminal-related transcriptional regulator, whose translation MRVVLAEDLFLLRDGLVRLLEAYGCEILAAVESGPELSRALAELEPDVAVVDVRLPPSHTDEGLQCALTARRARPGLPVLVLSQHVEQLYARELLADGAGGVGYLLKDRVFDAEQFIDAVRRVAAGGTAMDPQVISQLLTRRSQDRPMGGLTPREREVMELMAQGRSNAAIADRLVVTERAVAKHTSNIFAKLGLPVSEDDNRRVLAVLAYLDHG comes from the coding sequence TTGCGCGTTGTCCTAGCCGAAGATCTGTTCCTGCTCCGCGACGGCCTGGTGCGGCTGCTGGAGGCGTACGGCTGCGAGATCCTGGCCGCGGTCGAGAGCGGGCCGGAGCTGAGCAGGGCGCTCGCGGAGCTGGAGCCCGACGTTGCCGTGGTGGACGTGCGGCTGCCGCCGTCCCACACCGACGAGGGGCTCCAGTGCGCGCTGACGGCGCGGCGGGCGCGGCCGGGGCTGCCGGTGCTGGTGCTCTCGCAGCATGTGGAGCAGTTGTACGCGCGGGAGCTGCTGGCCGACGGCGCGGGCGGGGTGGGGTATCTGCTCAAGGACCGGGTCTTCGACGCGGAGCAGTTCATCGACGCGGTACGGCGGGTGGCGGCGGGCGGTACGGCGATGGACCCGCAGGTCATCTCGCAGTTGCTGACCCGGCGCTCCCAGGACCGGCCGATGGGCGGGCTGACGCCGCGGGAGCGGGAGGTGATGGAGCTGATGGCGCAGGGCCGGTCGAACGCGGCGATCGCGGACCGGCTGGTGGTGACGGAGCGGGCCGTCGCGAAGCACACGTCGAACATCTTCGCCAAGCTGGGCCTGCCGGTCTCCGAGGACGACAACCGCCGGGTGCTGGCGGTCCTGGCCTACCTCGACCACGGCTGA